AGACCGGCATTCTGCCGGTCAATGTCTGGATGGGCGAAGGCTACATGGCGGCGCCGCGCGGCGTGCTTCCGATCTTCTCGGGCGCGACACTCAATCTCGGTGTGTTCACGTTGTGGGTGATCGACGGACCGCTCGCCAGCCACGCGCCGAACATGGCGCTGGTGGTGCTGGTCACCGGTGCGCTGACCGCGATCATCGGCATCATGTACGCGTTCGCCTCCCATAGCCTCACACGCCTGCTCACGCAAAGTTCGATCGAGAACCTCGGCATCGTGGTAGCGGCAATTGGCGCGGGCTTCGCCTTTGCGGCGATGGGGCGCCCCACGCTGGCCGGACTGGCGCTGGTCGCCGGGCTCTACCACATGCTCAATCACTCGGCCTACAAGACGCTGCTGTTCCTGGGCTCGGGCGCAATCGGGGCCGCTGCGGGCGACGATCTGGATCGGCTCGGCGGCCTGATGCGGCGGGCGACGGTCTTCGGCACGCTGTTCCTGTTGGGTGCGTTTGCGATCGCTGCGCTTCCGCCCTTCAACGGCTTCGTCAGCGAGTGGCTGGTGTTGGAGTCGTTCCTGCGCGTGGTCGAGCTCGGCCCGATCCCGGTGCGCATCGTCTTTGCGCTGTCGGGCGCGCTGCTCGCGCTGACCGCGGGACTTGCCGTCACCTGTTTTGCGATGCTCGCGGCGAGCGCGTTGCTCGGCTTGCCCCGCTCACGCGAAGCGGCCGCGGTGACGCGCATGCCGGCAAGCGCGACGGCGCCGATGGCCGTGCTGGCCGTGGTCTGTTTTGCGCTCGCCATGCTGGCCACCGGCGTGATTCCGATTCTCGGCCGCTTCACCGCCGACCTGGCCGGCGTCAACCCGACCGGCGCGCTGGTGCCGGAATTTTTCGGCCACGTGCAGCAACTTTCGCAGGACGTGACGCAGGCTCTTTCCCAGCTGGGCGCCGAGCTCGGGCGCGGCATCGTACCGCTGCGTGGCCTGGTGGTGCTGCACGCAGGCCCCGGCGGCAATCCGATCATGTATGCCATGTCCACCGTGCTCAGCTTCGCGGTGATCGCCTTGCTGCTGCTGCTGGTCTGGTTGTTCGCGCGTGGGTTGCGTCGCCATCGGCGGGTCGTGCGGCGCGTGCCATGGGATGCGGGCCTCGCGCGCATCCGCCCTGAGATGACCTATACCGCGACCGCCTTCGCGGCACCCGTGCGTGTGCTGTTCCATGCGGTGTTCGATCCCGAGGTCGCACGCGAAGAGGAACGCCAGGGAGCCTTTCTCACGGCGATGAGCCACCGGGAAGTCCGCGTGCACCTCGTCGATCGCCTGCTGGTCAATCCGCTCGCCGCCGCGCTGCAGGCGAACGCCCGGCTGGTCGCGCGCATGCACCACGGGAAGGTCACGATCTACGCGACCTATGTGCTCGTGTCATTGGTCGTGGTGATGCTCGCCGCAGCGGCAACCTTGTCCTGATCGAAGCCCCGGCGTCTGCCCGCCTACGCTTCGCCCAAGCCCAAGGTGTGATGCATCTCGTTGATCCGATGAATCGTGAACGCGTCGCCATCGATCTCGATCTCGTTGACGCAACAAGGCTCCTGCTTGATTCGCCAATAGCGGGCCAATGGCAGGCCAAGGAAACGCAGGAGAAGGACGCGGTTGATGCTGTCGTGTCCCACGAGGACGACCGTCTGATCACCGTGCTCGCGCAGAACCAGCCGCAAAACCTTCAGCGTACGGACCAGCACGTCTGCCAGCGTCTCGCCGCTCGGAATCAGGGCCAGGTCCGGCGCTGCGAGCCAGGTCTGCAGTTCGTCGGGCCAGCGCGAACGGACTTCCTCGCGGGTCAGTCCCTGCCACTGGCCGTAGTCGATATCGACCAGGTCGTCGAGCGCCGCTGAGCGGATGCCCGTCGCGCGGGCAATCGCTTCGCCGGTATGCACACAACGCAAAAGCGGACTCGCGTAGATCGCGTCCGGCTTCCAGCTCTGTGCAATCCTCCGGCCCAGCGCCACGGCTTGGCGCTCGCCGAGGCTGGACAGGGAGAGGTCCGCCCGGCCGCGAAAGCGCTCCGGCGCGATCCAATCGACGTGCCCGTGACGGGCGAGGATGATTCTGATCATGCGCTGCGCTCCTGTCGGCTCATCGAACAAAGGCGGCGCGGCTCGCACAGAGGGCGTCTCCGCCCAGCGCTTCTTCGATGCGCAGCAGCCGGTTGTACTTTTCGAGCGCTCGCCACGGCAAAGCGCGCCGGTCTCGAAATGTCCGGTGGTGCGGGCTCAGAGCAAACGCCCGTCGTCGGCCAGTTCGGCGTCGAGCTGGTCGAGCAGCGAGACGAGGCGCCGGTCGCGGTCCGCGCTGTCGCCGGCGGACGCGGCCGCCTTCGCCGCTGCGCTCGCGGCGGCCTTGGCCTGCGCGTCGCTGCGTTCGGAGAATTCGGACGCGAGGTTCAGCGCCGCCAGCACGGCGATGCGGTCGCGCGCGCGCACCTTGCCCGCGTCGCGAATCCTGCACATCGCCGAATCGACCCGCTCGACCGCTTCCAGCAGGCTGGGCTCGCTGCCCTCGGGGCAGGCGAGCAGGTAGCTCTGGCCCATGATCTGGACTTCGATCTGTCTCATTCTTCGTCCCTCGGCGTGGTAGGTGCGGTCGAATCCGGCAGCCGTTCGAGCAGCGTGTCGACGCGCGCGCGCGCCGCGGCGAGGCGCGACTTCAGCGAATCGCGCTCGCGCGTCAGTGCCTCCAACTGATCGGCCAGCAGCGCGTTCGTGCGCTTCAACTCGCCGTAGCGCAGCAGCAGGCGCTCGACGCGTTCGGCGATCTGGTCGATGGAGATCGTCAGCGGCATGGTGCTTGAGTCAAGTCAATGCGGATTGTAGGGTTTGCGGCGGTATCGGCCTTTACAATTTGATGCGTTGGTGCTCGCGGTGTGGTTCACATGCCGCAGTTCAACGGGAAGCAGGAGGGCGAGCCGGCCAAACGGCGAAGCCTAACCTGCGCTGCCCCCGCAACGGTAAGCGGACGAATCCGGTTCCCGGATTCGGCCCGCCGGTCAGACACAGCCACTGGGCGTCTTGAACAAGCGCCTGGGAAGGCGACCGGCGGGCATGGTCCGTCAGCCCGGATACCGGCCAACACAGGGGGTGGTTGCGGCGCTATAGCGCCGCGCCGCCATATCGCCCTCTTGTGCCGGCGGGGACGCCGGCCGGGGCCTCGTCCGGATCGCTTTCCATCATGATTTTCCCTTCTCGAAGCGCGCGCTCTCTCGCGCCCGCCTTGTTTCCGTCGTTCCTGTTCGCCACCGCCATCGCCGCGCAGGCCCAGTCGGTACCGACGCTGTCGCCGGTCGTCGTCACCGCCAGTCGCACCGAGCAGCAGCTGCAGGACGCACTGCCCGCGACCACGGTGATCACCCGGGACGACATTGCGCGTTCTCACGCGAGCGACCTGCCGACGCTGCTTGATACCGTGGCCGGCGTGCAGCTCGCGCAGACCGGCGGCATCGGCCAGCCGGCCAGCGTGTTCATGCGCGGCGGCAACTCGAACGACACGCTGGTGCTGATCGACGGCGTGCCGATCAACAACCTGACCGCCGGCACCGCGTCGCTGGAGCACATTGCGCTGTCCGACATCGACCACATCGAGATCGTGCGCGGCAACGTGTCGGCGATCTACGGCAGCGCGGCGCTCGGCGGCGTGATTCAGATCTTCACGCGCGAAGCCGGCGCGAAGCCACAACTCAGCATCTCGGGCCAGATCGGCTCGTATGGGCTGAAGCAGACCGACGCGAACGGCTCGGTCCGGCTCGCGTCGGGCACGAGTCTGGCAGCCAGCGCCGAGACGATCAACTACAAGGGCTTTCCGGCGGTCGATGCAAACCAGGTGCCGGGCGCGCTGTCGGTCGACGACGGCACCACGCGCCGCGCGCTCGGCTTCTCGCTGCGGCAGGACCTGGGCGGCGGCAACAGCGTGGGCCTGCGCTTGCGCGACTCGCGCGGCACCGTGCAGTACGACCCTTTGATGAGCCCCGACACCCGGACCTTCATGACCCGCTATGCGCTGGGCGGCGCGGTGCTCGACGGCCTGTTCCAGCTGCGGCCGCAGTGGAAACTGACCGCGGCGCTGACCCACAGCGCCGACAAATGGGACGACACCGCCGACCACGCGGGCTATTTCAACTCGACCAGCGACGGCGCGAACGCCGGCCTCGAATGGACCTTCGCGCAGCAGCAGAAGCTGACCGGCGGCGTCGAGACCACGCGCCAGAGCGTGCAGAGCGCCACGCTGTTCACGCAGACCGCGCGCACGCAGAACAGCCTGCGGCTGGGCTACCTCGGAAAATTCGGCGACCGCGCGCAGCACCAGCTGCAGATCAACCTGCGCTCGGATCACTACAGCGACTTCGGCAACGCGAACACCGGCTACCTCGGCTACGCGTACTGGCTGAGCGAGAGCTGGCGCGTGAAGGTTTCATACTCCACCGGGTTCAATGCGCCGACGTTCAACCAGCTGTACTACCCCGGCTTCAGCAACCCGAACCTGCAGCCGGAGCGGCTCAAGTCCGGTGAGATGGGTCTGGAGTGGGCGGCCAACGGCCAGCAGTTCCGCGCGGTGCTGTTCCGCAACGACTACAGCGACCTGATCGCGCTGAATAGCCAGTTCGTGCCGTACAACATCGGCCGCGCCCGCATCGACGGGGTCGAGTTCAGCTACCAGGGCCGGTTCGGCGCGACCCGGCTGCACGCGGACCTGACGCTGCAGGACCCGAAGGACCTCGCCACCGGCAATCAGCTCGTGCGCCGTGCTCGCACGCTGGCGCACCTGGGCGCGAGCCGCGACATCGGCGCCTGGACTGTCGGCGGCGAACTGCGCTATGCGTCGAGCAGCCCGGACAGCGCGTACAACGTCAACACCTTCATGGTGACGCCGGCGACGATTCCCGCGTACACGGTCGCGGTGCTGACGGCCGGCTACCGGGTCGATCCGGAATGGACACTGTTCGCCAGGCTCGACAACCTGTTCGACAGCAAGTACCAGACCGCCTACGGCTACAACCAGCCGGGGCGCGGCATCTATGTCGGCCTGCGCTGGCAACCCACGCTCCGATAACGAGGACACGGCGCGGGCGCGATGGAAAATGGGGCATGAACGCGGCATCGCTGACCGGGCCTGATGACTCGGGGCCGAACAGTGCGACCTGGCCCGACGGCCCGCGGCGCATCGTCTGCCTGACCGAGGAAACGACCGAATGGCTGTACCTGCTCGGCGAGCAGGACCGCATCGTCGGCATTTCGGGCTACACGGTGCGCCCGCGCCGCGCGCGCGACGAAAAGCCCCGGGTCAGCGCGTTCACCAGCGCGAAGATCGACAAGATCCTCGCGCTCGAGCCCGACTGCGTGTTCGGCTTCTCGGACCTGCAGGCCGACATCGCGGCCGCGCTGATCCGCCACGGCGTGCAGGTCACGGTGTTCAACCAGCGCAGCGTCGCGCAGATCTTCCAGATGCTCGCGCAGGTCGCTGCAATCGTCGGCGCATCCGCTCGTGGCAATGACTTGTTGCTACAAATGAAGGAGCGGCTCGCCCGGATCGAAGCGGCAGGGGAGACGCTGGCGCGGCAGCGAGGGCGCCGGCCGCGCGTCTATTTCGAGGAGTGGGACGAACCGGCGATCAGCGCAATCCGCTGGGTCGCGGAGCTGGTCCGCATCGCCGGCGGTGACGACTGCTTTCCCGAACTCGCGGCGGAGCCTATGGGTAAGAACCGCATCATTGCCGATCCGGCGGAGATCGTGCGCCGCGCGCCCGACATCGTGATCGGTTCCTGGTGCGGCAAGAAGTTCCGGCCCGAGAAGGTCGCCGCGCGGCCCGGCTGGGATCGGGTGCCTGCGGTGCGCGATGGACAACTGTTCGAGATCCGCTCCACCGACATCCTGCAGCCCGGCCCGGCCGCGTTGACCGACGGCGCCCTGCAGTTGCACCGCATCGTCCGGCAGTGGAGCGCGGCGCATGGTTGAGCGGCGCGCCGCAACGCCGGTCCTGTATCTGGTGGCGCTGCTGCTGTGGGCGCTGGCCGGCGCAGCCCACGCCTATTCGATCCGCGACGACAGCGGCGTCGTCACGCATTTCAACGCGCCG
This genomic interval from Burkholderiaceae bacterium contains the following:
- a CDS encoding Hydrogenase-4 component B → MVVWAFLTLVFALLVQAVPVRRVQRAGFLAGGWAAALLILTGATQTLIDGASVNFTPATLAILPGFGFTVDPLRAFFLAIAAAVYGLSVAFVASDADGLPAARARLVFGFTTVLFAAMLAVLLAAGVTSLMFAWEVMSLALAALVFLGSHAPRATHAGMVTLAFSEMGALAALAGLLILAASAGTLSLSGIAAAAPQLPRGAMWAGFLLTFFGFGVKTGILPVNVWMGEGYMAAPRGVLPIFSGATLNLGVFTLWVIDGPLASHAPNMALVVLVTGALTAIIGIMYAFASHSLTRLLTQSSIENLGIVVAAIGAGFAFAAMGRPTLAGLALVAGLYHMLNHSAYKTLLFLGSGAIGAAAGDDLDRLGGLMRRATVFGTLFLLGAFAIAALPPFNGFVSEWLVLESFLRVVELGPIPVRIVFALSGALLALTAGLAVTCFAMLAASALLGLPRSREAAAVTRMPASATAPMAVLAVVCFALAMLATGVIPILGRFTADLAGVNPTGALVPEFFGHVQQLSQDVTQALSQLGAELGRGIVPLRGLVVLHAGPGGNPIMYAMSTVLSFAVIALLLLLVWLFARGLRRHRRVVRRVPWDAGLARIRPEMTYTATAFAAPVRVLFHAVFDPEVAREEERQGAFLTAMSHREVRVHLVDRLLVNPLAAALQANARLVARMHHGKVTIYATYVLVSLVVVMLAAAATLS
- a CDS encoding Z-ring-associated protein ZapA, which codes for MRQIEVQIMGQSYLLACPEGSEPSLLEAVERVDSAMCRIRDAGKVRARDRIAVLAALNLASEFSERSDAQAKAAASAAAKAAASAGDSADRDRRLVSLLDQLDAELADDGRLL
- a CDS encoding Outer membrane vitamin B12 receptor BtuB: MIFPSRSARSLAPALFPSFLFATAIAAQAQSVPTLSPVVVTASRTEQQLQDALPATTVITRDDIARSHASDLPTLLDTVAGVQLAQTGGIGQPASVFMRGGNSNDTLVLIDGVPINNLTAGTASLEHIALSDIDHIEIVRGNVSAIYGSAALGGVIQIFTREAGAKPQLSISGQIGSYGLKQTDANGSVRLASGTSLAASAETINYKGFPAVDANQVPGALSVDDGTTRRALGFSLRQDLGGGNSVGLRLRDSRGTVQYDPLMSPDTRTFMTRYALGGAVLDGLFQLRPQWKLTAALTHSADKWDDTADHAGYFNSTSDGANAGLEWTFAQQQKLTGGVETTRQSVQSATLFTQTARTQNSLRLGYLGKFGDRAQHQLQINLRSDHYSDFGNANTGYLGYAYWLSESWRVKVSYSTGFNAPTFNQLYYPGFSNPNLQPERLKSGEMGLEWAANGQQFRAVLFRNDYSDLIALNSQFVPYNIGRARIDGVEFSYQGRFGATRLHADLTLQDPKDLATGNQLVRRARTLAHLGASRDIGAWTVGGELRYASSSPDSAYNVNTFMVTPATIPAYTVAVLTAGYRVDPEWTLFARLDNLFDSKYQTAYGYNQPGRGIYVGLRWQPTLR
- a CDS encoding ABC transporter, substrate-binding protein (cluster 8, B12/iron complex), whose product is MNAASLTGPDDSGPNSATWPDGPRRIVCLTEETTEWLYLLGEQDRIVGISGYTVRPRRARDEKPRVSAFTSAKIDKILALEPDCVFGFSDLQADIAAALIRHGVQVTVFNQRSVAQIFQMLAQVAAIVGASARGNDLLLQMKERLARIEAAGETLARQRGRRPRVYFEEWDEPAISAIRWVAELVRIAGGDDCFPELAAEPMGKNRIIADPAEIVRRAPDIVIGSWCGKKFRPEKVAARPGWDRVPAVRDGQLFEIRSTDILQPGPAALTDGALQLHRIVRQWSAAHG